The following proteins are encoded in a genomic region of Hoeflea phototrophica DFL-43:
- a CDS encoding LysR family transcriptional regulator has product MSVSIKAMQYFLAAAEQGSIVKAAKGLNVVPSAVSNAIDMVETAFGLQLVQRFPAKGITLTAPGSVVIQKIRNLVDDYELLLQQGTELKTALSGHISVGYYAPVASAFIPSIFAPMLKTNPGIRLKLTETDNEAVQDRLLAGEFDLIIFVANNIRAGIVHQKLIEAPPYVLVSAKHRLADQAFVTPDDLSNEPMVLLDLPMTSDYYRNVFAGTDVTSQIVVQANTHEMVRSLVGKNIGFSILNMRPETAATYSGDQVVARPLKARAQALELAVGHTGGKQRRLAQAFIDATIGHFDQQVARRLITALK; this is encoded by the coding sequence ATGAGCGTTTCGATCAAGGCGATGCAGTATTTCCTGGCGGCAGCGGAGCAGGGCTCCATCGTCAAGGCTGCAAAAGGGCTCAATGTGGTGCCATCAGCCGTCTCAAACGCCATTGATATGGTCGAGACCGCCTTCGGGCTTCAACTGGTGCAGCGCTTTCCGGCAAAGGGGATCACGCTCACCGCACCGGGCTCGGTCGTCATCCAGAAGATCCGGAACCTGGTGGATGACTACGAGCTCTTGCTTCAGCAAGGCACCGAGCTGAAAACCGCGCTTTCCGGGCACATCTCCGTCGGCTATTACGCCCCGGTCGCGTCCGCCTTCATACCCTCGATCTTCGCACCGATGCTGAAGACCAATCCGGGAATCCGGCTCAAGCTGACCGAGACGGACAATGAAGCGGTGCAGGACCGGCTTCTCGCAGGCGAGTTCGATCTGATCATCTTCGTCGCCAACAACATCAGGGCCGGCATCGTTCACCAAAAGCTGATTGAAGCCCCGCCCTATGTGCTCGTCTCGGCAAAACACCGTCTCGCCGACCAGGCATTTGTCACGCCGGACGATCTGAGCAACGAACCGATGGTGCTGCTCGACCTGCCGATGACCAGCGACTATTACCGCAATGTGTTTGCCGGAACCGATGTCACCAGCCAGATCGTGGTCCAGGCCAACACCCATGAAATGGTCCGCAGCCTGGTCGGCAAGAACATCGGCTTCTCAATCCTCAACATGCGGCCCGAAACCGCCGCCACCTATTCCGGCGACCAGGTTGTCGCCAGACCGCTCAAGGCAAGGGCTCAGGCCCTGGAGCTGGCCGTCGGCCACACCGGCGGCAAACAAAGACGGCTTGCGCAAGCCTTCATCGACGCCACCATCGGCCATTTCGATCAGCAGGTCGCAAGGCGGCTGATCACGGCTCTGAAGTGA
- a CDS encoding DUF4189 domain-containing protein — protein MSEQARCNFTSYRFRRVLRASSGMVVVLGTMLMVAVLAAQATELTVYECEPEGDVFYEVEVFWADGNSTARITPKSEYISAAESAAQTETAREQRVASGFSFDSRSYRFFGKGTDARLGFKQYPNDSAVPCTESTRGQTHASDAVGGNETMLGNAAARSLGGRLRNGPGTNFGQAGSLREGAPVTVTMNTGVRFDGYDWFEIRQPGGPAYQWGGIMCWEGQPIAGMYGECGAVLGGQNSASAQGGSNGTGWMAFAIGNNGRFGHGAGVSREEAQSYAMQYCGDVSCGIEDMTQAQCHALASGSGGHWFGAGTSKRAAESYAMGFCANAGAVCTVQYSFCR, from the coding sequence ATGTCTGAACAAGCTCGTTGCAATTTCACCTCGTATCGCTTCCGTCGCGTGCTGCGCGCCAGCAGCGGCATGGTGGTGGTGCTCGGAACCATGTTGATGGTAGCGGTCCTGGCCGCCCAGGCCACGGAGTTGACAGTGTATGAGTGCGAACCCGAGGGCGACGTCTTCTACGAGGTGGAAGTGTTCTGGGCTGATGGAAACTCCACCGCACGGATCACACCCAAGAGCGAATATATCAGTGCGGCGGAGTCGGCGGCGCAAACCGAAACCGCGCGGGAGCAGCGCGTGGCCAGCGGGTTCAGCTTCGACAGCCGCAGCTACCGCTTCTTTGGCAAGGGCACCGATGCGCGGCTTGGTTTCAAGCAGTACCCGAACGACAGCGCGGTGCCCTGCACTGAAAGCACCAGGGGGCAGACCCATGCGTCGGATGCGGTGGGCGGCAATGAAACGATGCTCGGCAATGCCGCGGCCCGTTCGCTCGGCGGGCGCCTGCGCAACGGGCCGGGAACGAATTTCGGTCAGGCCGGAAGCCTGCGCGAAGGCGCGCCCGTGACGGTGACGATGAACACCGGCGTGCGGTTCGATGGCTATGATTGGTTCGAAATCCGGCAACCCGGCGGTCCGGCCTACCAATGGGGCGGGATCATGTGCTGGGAAGGCCAGCCGATTGCCGGCATGTATGGCGAGTGCGGCGCGGTGCTTGGCGGCCAGAACAGTGCGTCCGCGCAGGGCGGATCGAACGGCACGGGGTGGATGGCTTTCGCCATCGGCAACAATGGCCGTTTCGGCCACGGTGCCGGGGTAAGCCGCGAGGAGGCGCAGTCCTATGCGATGCAATATTGCGGCGATGTCTCCTGTGGCATCGAGGACATGACCCAGGCGCAATGCCACGCACTGGCATCGGGCAGTGGCGGTCACTGGTTCGGCGCCGGCACCAGCAAACGGGCGGCGGAAAGCTATGCCATGGGGTTCTGCGCCAATGCTGGTGCGGTCTGTACCGTGCAATATTCCTTCTGCCGTTGA
- a CDS encoding N-acetylmuramoyl-L-alanine amidase has translation MSAFQPDFAKPDFAGAQVRPSPNCGERRNGRKPDMLILHYTGMATAQAALDWLCAEESQVSSHYFVDEAGLITQMVPEAARAWHAGESKWKGETDNNSASIGIEIAHVGHREDATPDFPDVQIEAVIALCKDIVERNGIAAERVLAHSDIAPMRKQDPGEMFPWNRLYREGIGHWVEPLPVGGGRFFQEGDSGQPVEALQTMLALYGYGLEVDGVYSAQTAAVVRAFQRHFRPARVDGIADASTIGTLHKLLSELPGVA, from the coding sequence ATGAGTGCATTCCAACCTGATTTTGCCAAGCCGGATTTCGCTGGCGCGCAGGTCCGCCCTTCGCCCAATTGCGGTGAGCGCAGAAACGGCCGAAAGCCGGATATGCTGATCCTGCACTACACCGGCATGGCGACGGCCCAGGCGGCGCTTGACTGGCTCTGTGCCGAGGAAAGCCAGGTGTCGAGCCATTATTTTGTCGATGAGGCCGGCCTGATTACCCAGATGGTGCCGGAAGCGGCGCGCGCCTGGCATGCGGGCGAAAGCAAATGGAAGGGTGAGACCGACAACAATTCGGCCTCGATCGGTATCGAGATCGCCCATGTCGGTCACCGTGAGGACGCCACGCCGGATTTTCCGGATGTGCAGATCGAGGCTGTGATTGCGCTATGCAAGGACATTGTCGAGCGTAACGGGATCGCCGCTGAGCGGGTGCTGGCGCATTCCGACATCGCACCCATGCGCAAGCAGGATCCGGGCGAGATGTTTCCCTGGAACAGGCTCTATCGCGAAGGCATCGGCCATTGGGTTGAACCGCTGCCGGTCGGCGGCGGGCGGTTTTTCCAGGAAGGCGACTCCGGCCAGCCGGTGGAAGCACTGCAGACCATGCTGGCGCTGTACGGTTATGGTCTCGAGGTTGACGGGGTCTACAGTGCCCAGACCGCGGCTGTGGTGCGTGCCTTTCAGCGCCATTTCCGGCCCGCGCGGGTGGATGGTATCGCCGATGCCTCGACCATCGGCACGCTGCACAAGCTGCTCAGCGAGCTGCCCGGCGTCGCCTGA
- a CDS encoding lytic transglycosylase domain-containing protein encodes MRSILPAAAAALLTLVLAGCETTGTSGETTGSISKGKTSQTTLELGYAGRPHGKLISSYAKANGIPESLAHAVITVESNYRASARGAAGEVGLMQIKPSTARMMGYRGSTKGLYHPETNIKYGMKYLAMAHKLGGGTTCGTILKYNAGHAAKRMNPISKRYCGKVARLMK; translated from the coding sequence ATGCGTTCAATTTTACCGGCTGCCGCGGCGGCCTTGCTCACACTTGTGCTTGCGGGCTGCGAAACCACCGGAACTTCGGGTGAAACAACCGGCTCTATCTCGAAGGGCAAGACGTCGCAAACCACGCTTGAACTGGGCTATGCAGGCAGGCCGCACGGCAAGCTGATTTCGTCCTACGCCAAGGCCAACGGCATTCCTGAATCGCTTGCCCATGCGGTGATTACGGTTGAGAGCAATTACCGCGCCAGTGCACGCGGGGCCGCGGGTGAAGTCGGGCTGATGCAGATCAAGCCGTCCACCGCGCGGATGATGGGCTATCGCGGTTCGACCAAGGGCCTCTATCATCCCGAGACCAACATCAAATATGGGATGAAGTATCTCGCCATGGCGCACAAGCTGGGCGGCGGCACGACCTGCGGCACCATCCTCAAATACAATGCCGGCCATGCAGCCAAGCGGATGAACCCGATCTCCAAGCGCTATTGCGGCAAGGTCGCGCGGTTGATGAAGTAA
- a CDS encoding sensor histidine kinase has translation MINGRPLLIVLAWIATIAGLIWALNIGTIKPIDNTVLLTDGQVCETRDCAQASDIALPVHFPAHYAAGHETRHLRFDLSLPTVPQDLQAVYLPSYADEVFIRVNGVTVHGSELGGRQPARMWNIPVLATIPPSLLHTGQNQIDIALYGYPQEGLVLEPFHFGEAQLLAPHYNWRFITSAGMARFNLGFMAIAGLMLAIIWLARRNEPIYALLATSCAFACVICIHFGFDTSAIGYRWSTLAWQASVSIYVLLIFKFCNHYIGEDLKPLETVSLVFIMAELVVGALVPAAYFFDTLLFFKLHPAILSFLVLAVLLGNRSKIDKPDLRIFFFFLSMASAIGVYELYITAVVDPGRNQHIFQFMPLAMLCVCLWLVISRFMLSLRNYEELTGSLQETVTAKTEELRLTYEKLGQVERLKAINDERQRIMLDLHDGIGGQLVNTLAYMQNNQRGDTVIQTALEDALRDLSLMLDSLETDASISTLLGMLRTRLEALLAEHALEFDWRIDDEPELPHPGPSQNLNLLRIVQESITNVIKHAEASIITVASDKDSITIRDNGKGFDPAPDGRRHHGHGLAGMRRRAASIGAEFDLSSGSDGTTIRLVWR, from the coding sequence GTGATAAACGGCCGTCCGTTGCTCATCGTCCTCGCCTGGATCGCCACCATTGCGGGGCTTATCTGGGCGCTGAACATCGGCACCATCAAGCCGATCGACAATACGGTTCTGCTGACCGATGGACAGGTCTGTGAAACGCGCGATTGCGCGCAAGCCAGCGACATTGCGCTTCCGGTCCATTTTCCGGCGCACTATGCCGCCGGCCACGAAACCCGGCACCTGCGCTTTGACTTGTCGCTGCCGACAGTGCCGCAAGATCTCCAGGCGGTCTACCTGCCGAGCTATGCCGACGAGGTCTTCATCCGGGTCAACGGCGTCACCGTCCATGGCAGCGAACTGGGGGGGCGCCAGCCCGCCCGGATGTGGAACATCCCGGTGCTGGCGACAATCCCGCCAAGCCTTCTGCACACCGGTCAAAACCAGATCGACATCGCGCTTTACGGCTATCCGCAGGAAGGGCTGGTGCTCGAGCCCTTCCATTTCGGTGAGGCACAACTTCTGGCCCCGCACTACAATTGGCGCTTCATCACCAGCGCCGGGATGGCGCGGTTCAATCTGGGTTTCATGGCCATTGCCGGGCTCATGCTCGCAATCATCTGGCTCGCCCGGCGCAACGAACCGATCTACGCGCTGCTCGCCACGTCATGCGCCTTTGCTTGCGTCATCTGCATCCATTTCGGCTTCGACACCAGCGCCATCGGCTACCGCTGGTCGACACTGGCCTGGCAGGCCTCGGTGAGCATCTATGTGTTGCTGATCTTCAAGTTCTGCAATCACTATATCGGCGAGGACCTCAAACCGCTCGAGACCGTCAGCCTGGTGTTCATCATGGCTGAACTGGTGGTCGGCGCCCTCGTTCCCGCCGCCTATTTTTTTGATACTCTGCTTTTCTTCAAACTGCACCCGGCGATCCTGTCGTTTCTCGTACTGGCGGTGCTGCTCGGCAACCGGAGCAAGATCGACAAACCCGACTTGCGCATCTTCTTCTTTTTCCTCTCCATGGCTTCGGCCATAGGCGTGTATGAGCTCTACATCACCGCGGTTGTGGATCCGGGACGCAATCAGCATATTTTCCAGTTCATGCCGCTGGCGATGCTTTGCGTCTGCCTCTGGCTGGTGATTTCACGCTTCATGCTCTCGCTTCGCAACTACGAGGAACTGACCGGAAGCCTCCAGGAGACCGTCACCGCCAAGACCGAGGAACTGCGGCTCACCTATGAGAAACTCGGACAGGTGGAACGGCTCAAGGCGATCAATGACGAGCGGCAGCGCATCATGCTCGACCTGCATGACGGCATCGGCGGTCAGCTGGTCAACACACTGGCCTACATGCAGAACAACCAGAGGGGCGACACGGTCATCCAGACGGCCCTTGAAGACGCGTTGCGCGACCTGTCTCTGATGCTCGACAGCCTGGAAACCGATGCCAGCATATCGACGCTGCTCGGCATGTTGCGCACCCGGCTGGAAGCCTTGCTGGCCGAACATGCGCTCGAATTCGACTGGCGCATCGATGACGAGCCGGAACTGCCCCATCCTGGCCCATCACAGAACCTCAACCTCTTGCGCATCGTCCAGGAAAGCATCACCAACGTCATCAAGCACGCCGAAGCCAGCATCATCACCGTTGCATCAGACAAGGATTCGATCACCATCCGCGACAACGGCAAGGGCTTTGATCCGGCACCGGACGGACGCAGGCACCACGGCCATGGCCTCGCCGGCATGCGCCGCCGCGCCGCCAGCATCGGTGCCGAATTCGATCTGAGCAGCGGCAGCGACGGCACAACCATACGGCTGGTCTGGCGCTGA
- a CDS encoding sterol desaturase family protein produces MNTQPAASGFAGQWHHRPQVPIKVSPFFSWPPDPRRMVTWVADRWFAVAENSILVLISLTCWMWFQPSMEEAKTLSIGWIAEIYVRNLILLFGVAGGLHLYFFVWKRQRMELKFDKRDLAKESRAFTFKNQVHDNMFWSLGSGVLFWSAYEALMFWAMANGYAPMLHWSGNPVWFVLLFALTPVWISFHFYWIHRLIHVPRLYKAFHALHHRNINVGPWSGLSMHPVEHLLFFSSVLIHFIVPAHPLHILFHMQHQALTAATSHTGFEGLVVKDENRLALGTFHHQMHHRYFECNYGNLEMPWDKWFGSFHDGTDQSHQAFKNRRSGR; encoded by the coding sequence GTGAACACACAGCCTGCCGCGAGCGGATTTGCCGGGCAATGGCATCACCGTCCGCAGGTCCCGATCAAGGTCTCTCCGTTCTTCAGCTGGCCGCCGGATCCCCGGCGCATGGTCACATGGGTTGCGGACCGGTGGTTCGCGGTTGCCGAGAATTCAATTCTGGTCCTGATCAGCCTGACCTGCTGGATGTGGTTCCAGCCGTCGATGGAAGAGGCCAAGACCCTTTCGATCGGGTGGATCGCCGAGATCTATGTTCGAAATCTGATCCTGCTGTTTGGCGTCGCGGGTGGTCTGCATCTCTATTTCTTTGTTTGGAAACGGCAGCGGATGGAGCTGAAGTTCGACAAGCGGGATCTGGCAAAGGAGAGCCGGGCCTTTACCTTCAAGAACCAGGTTCATGACAACATGTTCTGGTCGCTTGGCAGCGGCGTTCTGTTCTGGTCGGCCTATGAGGCCTTGATGTTCTGGGCCATGGCGAACGGCTATGCGCCAATGCTGCACTGGAGCGGCAATCCGGTCTGGTTCGTGCTGCTGTTTGCGTTGACGCCGGTCTGGATCTCGTTCCATTTCTACTGGATCCACCGGCTCATTCATGTGCCGCGCCTGTACAAGGCCTTTCACGCTCTGCATCACAGAAACATCAATGTCGGGCCCTGGTCGGGGCTGTCGATGCACCCGGTCGAGCATCTGCTGTTTTTCTCGTCGGTGCTGATCCACTTCATCGTGCCGGCGCATCCGTTGCACATTCTCTTCCACATGCAGCATCAGGCGCTGACGGCGGCGACGTCACACACCGGATTTGAGGGGCTGGTGGTCAAGGACGAGAACCGGCTGGCGCTCGGAACCTTCCATCACCAGATGCACCACCGCTATTTCGAGTGCAATTACGGCAATCTCGAAATGCCCTGGGACAAGTGGTTCGGATCGTTCCATGACGGGACTGATCAATCCCATCAGGCGTTCAAGAACCGGCGCAGCGGGCGCTGA
- a CDS encoding J domain-containing protein, protein MSLFSRLFDVIGETAATAFSGVVEAVRTVFAGDPETRRRVAFSVAVIALSAKMAKADGIVAPEEVRAFQEIFTIPEAEANNVARLYNLAKQDVAGYEAYAQRVAGMCGSGESNCAMLEDVLDGLFHIAKADGLVHEKELEFIANVADIFRVDEAHFERILARHVHPDGIDPYAVLGVPESTPFDEVKKRYRTLASESHPDRLRARGVPEEFLTIANDRMAALNDAFATIEKARAAA, encoded by the coding sequence ATGTCTCTTTTCAGCCGCTTGTTCGACGTCATTGGTGAAACCGCTGCAACCGCCTTTTCCGGCGTTGTCGAAGCCGTGCGCACGGTGTTTGCCGGCGACCCTGAAACACGGCGCCGGGTGGCGTTCTCCGTGGCGGTGATTGCGCTGTCGGCGAAGATGGCAAAGGCCGACGGGATTGTGGCTCCCGAAGAGGTGCGTGCCTTCCAGGAGATCTTCACGATCCCGGAGGCCGAAGCCAACAATGTGGCGCGGCTTTACAATCTCGCCAAGCAGGATGTGGCGGGTTACGAGGCCTACGCGCAACGCGTGGCGGGCATGTGCGGTTCGGGGGAATCCAACTGCGCCATGCTTGAGGACGTTCTCGACGGGCTGTTTCACATCGCCAAGGCGGATGGGCTGGTTCATGAAAAAGAACTCGAGTTCATCGCCAATGTGGCCGATATCTTCCGTGTCGACGAAGCCCATTTCGAACGCATTCTGGCGCGTCATGTGCATCCGGACGGGATCGATCCCTATGCGGTGCTTGGCGTTCCCGAATCAACGCCTTTTGACGAGGTGAAGAAGCGCTACCGGACGCTGGCGTCCGAAAGCCACCCCGACCGGCTCAGGGCGCGCGGGGTGCCGGAAGAGTTCCTCACCATTGCCAATGACCGGATGGCCGCACTCAATGACGCGTTTGCCACGATCGAAAAGGCGCGCGCTGCCGCATGA
- a CDS encoding LuxR C-terminal-related transcriptional regulator — MSAHPTPDTVQHSVLIVEDRHEIALRLKSAIEKTPELTVCAVADDVDGGLNQLFAHKPRIVLVDLGLPDGSGIEVIKAVSEAAWSCEALVVSIFGDEGRVIEALRAGARGYVLKSGSLATIGKDVLSVIEGGSPISPQIARHLLAMVSSGAAGSSEGAPQIDLTNRETEILNAVAKGYKRREIGEKLGISTGTVGNHINNIYQKLNVNSNTEAIARATRMGLL, encoded by the coding sequence ATGTCTGCCCATCCCACGCCTGACACCGTTCAGCACTCCGTTCTCATTGTCGAAGACCGGCACGAGATCGCATTGCGGCTCAAATCCGCCATCGAGAAGACGCCCGAACTCACCGTCTGCGCCGTCGCCGATGATGTTGATGGCGGGCTGAACCAGCTTTTTGCGCACAAGCCCCGTATCGTGCTCGTCGATCTCGGCCTGCCCGACGGTTCGGGCATTGAGGTGATCAAGGCCGTGTCCGAGGCAGCCTGGAGCTGCGAGGCCCTGGTCGTCAGCATCTTCGGCGACGAGGGCCGGGTCATTGAAGCCCTGCGCGCCGGCGCCCGCGGCTATGTGCTCAAGAGCGGCTCACTGGCGACCATCGGCAAGGATGTGCTATCAGTGATCGAGGGCGGCAGCCCGATCAGCCCGCAGATTGCCCGCCATCTGCTGGCGATGGTCAGTTCCGGCGCTGCGGGATCGTCCGAAGGCGCCCCCCAGATCGATCTGACCAACCGTGAAACCGAAATCCTCAATGCTGTCGCCAAAGGCTACAAGCGCCGTGAGATCGGCGAAAAACTGGGCATCTCCACCGGCACTGTCGGCAACCACATCAACAACATCTATCAGAAGCTCAACGTCAATTCGAACACCGAGGCCATTGCCCGGGCGACCCGCATGGGACTGCTCTAG
- a CDS encoding xanthine dehydrogenase family protein molybdopterin-binding subunit yields the protein MGRLKTFTRRAFLVGSAAVVGGVAFGVYTVRTPHKNPLLADLKTGEAALTPYVRIDADGVTLITPRADKGQGAYSVQAALIAEELDIELDQIKVDPGPPSPAYWNEALAEEAAAFMAPGDGVTNWAAHGFLSAAMKTIGMQITGGSTTVPDGFVKLRQAGASARETLRLAAAQKTGIAASELETKAGQVILPDGTSIPYSELATIAAGIEPPQDVALRDPSQWRLIGKPMQRVDIVEKSTGTLNYGIDHKIDGMVHATVVLNPAQTGPMNSFDASEALKMRGIKDVVEITGGVGIIADNTWRAFQAARAIEFDWGPAPFPAAMEDHWQALSNSFNDDALDSRQRDDGDVEISFAETGEVISAEYRAPYLAHAPLEPISAIVRVDDDMVEVWTGTQIPRFIQNNISKITGIDADMVIVHVLYMGGSFGHRLEDEVVKQATEIAMQMKGTPVKLTYSREEDMVHDFPRQIAMARMRGVVRDGKVETYDLGITMPSVVASQMARQGLSVPGPDSQIVAGAWDQPFAIPNQRVTGYRAPELAPSSSWRSVGASSNGFFYNAGLDELIHAAGADPMEERLRLCSNDEARKVLEAVAEMSGWDGVLGNGRGRGVALTQSFGVHCAEVIEVTMTDAGIKIDKVYAAAEVGTVIDPVNFDNLVKGGVIFGLGHAMNCEITYTDGIADQDNFHVFEGMRMHQCPEIEVRGLENGSRTLGIGEPPVPPAAPALAGAIFAATGIRLREMPFSKFVDFA from the coding sequence ATGGGTCGTTTGAAAACCTTCACCCGCCGTGCGTTCCTGGTCGGATCTGCCGCGGTCGTGGGCGGCGTTGCCTTTGGGGTCTACACGGTCCGCACGCCGCACAAAAATCCGCTGCTCGCTGATCTTAAGACCGGCGAGGCCGCACTTACCCCCTATGTTCGCATCGATGCCGACGGCGTAACGCTGATCACCCCACGCGCCGACAAGGGCCAGGGCGCCTATTCGGTCCAGGCGGCCCTGATCGCCGAGGAACTCGACATCGAGCTCGACCAGATCAAGGTCGATCCAGGCCCGCCTTCGCCCGCCTATTGGAATGAGGCCCTGGCCGAAGAAGCAGCTGCCTTCATGGCCCCGGGCGACGGGGTGACCAACTGGGCGGCCCACGGTTTCTTGTCCGCCGCGATGAAAACCATCGGAATGCAGATCACCGGTGGCTCGACCACCGTCCCCGACGGCTTTGTCAAACTGCGTCAGGCCGGCGCCTCGGCGCGGGAAACCCTGAGACTGGCGGCAGCCCAGAAAACCGGCATCGCAGCAAGTGAGCTCGAGACTAAGGCAGGCCAGGTGATCCTGCCCGATGGCACTTCCATCCCCTATTCCGAACTGGCCACCATTGCCGCAGGCATCGAGCCGCCCCAGGATGTCGCCTTGCGCGATCCGTCCCAATGGCGCCTGATCGGCAAACCCATGCAGCGCGTCGATATCGTGGAGAAGTCCACCGGCACTCTGAACTATGGCATTGATCACAAGATCGACGGCATGGTGCATGCAACCGTGGTGCTTAACCCCGCCCAGACCGGACCGATGAACAGCTTTGACGCCAGCGAGGCGCTGAAAATGCGCGGCATCAAGGATGTGGTCGAAATCACCGGCGGCGTCGGCATCATCGCCGACAACACCTGGCGCGCCTTCCAGGCCGCCCGGGCGATCGAATTCGACTGGGGCCCCGCGCCCTTCCCCGCCGCCATGGAGGATCATTGGCAGGCGCTCAGCAACAGCTTCAACGACGACGCATTGGACAGCCGCCAGCGCGATGACGGCGATGTCGAAATCTCTTTCGCTGAAACCGGCGAAGTCATCAGCGCGGAATACCGTGCGCCCTATCTGGCACATGCACCGCTGGAGCCGATCAGCGCCATCGTTCGTGTCGATGACGATATGGTGGAGGTCTGGACCGGGACGCAGATCCCGCGTTTCATCCAGAACAATATCAGCAAGATCACCGGCATCGATGCCGACATGGTGATCGTGCATGTGCTCTATATGGGCGGCAGCTTCGGCCACCGGCTTGAGGATGAGGTGGTCAAACAGGCAACCGAAATCGCCATGCAGATGAAGGGGACGCCGGTCAAGCTCACCTATTCACGCGAAGAAGACATGGTCCATGACTTCCCCCGCCAGATCGCCATGGCAAGGATGCGCGGCGTGGTCCGCGACGGCAAGGTCGAGACCTATGATCTGGGCATCACCATGCCCTCCGTTGTGGCCTCGCAGATGGCCCGTCAGGGTCTGTCGGTGCCCGGCCCCGACAGCCAGATTGTCGCTGGCGCGTGGGATCAGCCTTTTGCCATCCCCAATCAGAGGGTCACCGGCTACCGCGCGCCCGAGCTCGCCCCAAGCAGTTCCTGGCGCTCGGTCGGCGCATCGTCAAACGGCTTCTTCTACAATGCCGGCCTTGATGAACTGATCCATGCCGCGGGCGCGGATCCGATGGAAGAACGGCTGCGGCTTTGCTCCAACGACGAAGCCCGCAAGGTGCTTGAGGCGGTTGCAGAAATGTCCGGCTGGGATGGTGTGCTGGGCAATGGCCGCGGCCGGGGTGTAGCGCTCACTCAATCCTTCGGCGTTCACTGCGCCGAGGTGATCGAGGTGACGATGACCGACGCAGGAATCAAGATCGACAAGGTCTATGCCGCCGCCGAAGTCGGCACCGTGATCGACCCGGTGAATTTCGACAATCTGGTCAAGGGCGGGGTGATCTTCGGTCTCGGCCACGCCATGAATTGCGAAATCACCTACACCGACGGCATTGCGGATCAGGACAATTTCCACGTCTTTGAAGGCATGCGCATGCACCAGTGCCCTGAGATCGAGGTTCGGGGCCTGGAAAACGGATCTCGGACGCTCGGCATTGGCGAACCGCCGGTTCCGCCTGCAGCCCCTGCACTTGCGGGGGCGATCTTCGCCGCCACCGGCATCCGCTTGAGGGAAATGCCGTTCAGCAAATTCGTCGATTTCGCGTAA
- a CDS encoding (2Fe-2S)-binding protein: MKISVNGQTHEVDVEPDMPLLWVLRDELGITGVKYGCGIAMCGACTVHIDGIPTRSCQQWVGDVEGEITTIEGLGTPDALHAVQAAWIKHQVAQCGYCQSGQMMSAAALLAENNDPSDQDIDDAMSGNLCRCGTYPRIREAIKAAAQTIRSA, translated from the coding sequence ATGAAGATTTCCGTGAACGGTCAGACCCACGAGGTGGATGTCGAACCGGACATGCCGCTGTTGTGGGTGCTGCGAGACGAACTTGGCATCACCGGCGTCAAATATGGCTGCGGCATTGCCATGTGCGGCGCCTGCACCGTCCACATCGACGGCATTCCGACGCGCTCCTGTCAGCAGTGGGTCGGCGATGTCGAGGGCGAGATCACCACGATTGAGGGTCTGGGAACACCGGACGCTCTGCACGCCGTGCAAGCCGCCTGGATCAAGCATCAGGTTGCGCAATGCGGCTATTGCCAGTCCGGCCAGATGATGTCGGCAGCGGCCCTTCTTGCCGAAAACAACGATCCCAGCGACCAGGACATTGACGATGCCATGAGCGGTAATCTTTGCCGTTGCGGCACCTACCCCCGTATTCGCGAAGCCATCAAGGCCGCCGCACAGACAATAAGGAGCGCATGA